A genomic stretch from Aminobacter aminovorans includes:
- the phnH gene encoding phosphonate C-P lyase system protein PhnH codes for MDQMDVIDGGFAAPVFNAQTVFRAVMDAMARPGTVQQVAGLAQPPAPLAATAGAVALTLCDHDTPLWLDAGLQVSAAKSWLGFHTGAPLAATPADAHFALVANPANLISLENFAQGTQEYPDRSTTLILQVDSLTDGAPLHLEGPGIETTDSIAPTPLPRHFVEQWKQNGARFPRGVDVILAAPGAVACLPRTVRIKTMEA; via the coding sequence ATGGATCAGATGGATGTAATTGACGGCGGCTTTGCCGCCCCGGTTTTTAATGCCCAGACGGTTTTCCGCGCCGTCATGGACGCCATGGCGCGTCCCGGCACAGTCCAGCAGGTAGCTGGCCTGGCACAGCCGCCTGCACCGCTTGCGGCAACCGCAGGCGCGGTGGCATTGACCTTGTGCGACCACGACACTCCGCTCTGGCTCGATGCCGGGCTGCAGGTCTCGGCGGCAAAGTCCTGGCTCGGCTTCCACACCGGCGCGCCGCTGGCCGCGACACCGGCCGACGCGCATTTCGCCCTTGTCGCCAACCCGGCCAACCTGATCTCCCTCGAAAACTTTGCGCAAGGAACGCAGGAATATCCCGATCGCTCGACGACACTGATCCTGCAGGTCGACAGCCTGACCGATGGTGCGCCGCTGCATCTTGAGGGCCCCGGCATCGAGACGACTGATAGCATCGCGCCGACGCCTCTGCCGCGCCATTTCGTCGAGCAGTGGAAGCAGAACGGCGCCCGCTTCCCGCGCGGCGTCGATGTGATCCTGGCGGCGCCCGGAGCGGTCGCCTGCCTGCCCCGCACTGTCCGCATCAAGACGATGGAGGCCTGA
- the phnG gene encoding phosphonate C-P lyase system protein PhnG — protein sequence MDRRQERELETARKTAMAALSLAPVDELKRLCAAAGISGEAEMLRGPETGLVSVRGRIGGGGAPFNFGEATVTRATVRLPSGEIGHSYALGRDKDKARLSAITDALWQNADRRADIEEKVIAPLRAAQAEADATSRAETAATKVDFFTMVRGED from the coding sequence ATGGACCGACGGCAGGAAAGAGAACTGGAGACGGCGCGCAAGACGGCCATGGCGGCGCTTTCGCTAGCACCAGTGGACGAGTTGAAGCGGCTGTGCGCGGCGGCAGGCATTTCTGGCGAAGCCGAGATGCTGCGCGGACCGGAGACCGGCCTAGTGTCGGTTCGTGGCCGTATCGGCGGCGGCGGCGCGCCCTTCAACTTCGGCGAGGCGACGGTGACCCGCGCCACGGTGCGTTTGCCGAGCGGCGAGATCGGCCATTCCTATGCGCTCGGCCGCGACAAGGACAAGGCCCGCCTTTCGGCCATCACTGATGCCCTTTGGCAGAATGCCGACCGCCGCGCCGACATCGAAGAGAAGGTCATCGCACCGCTGCGTGCCGCACAAGCCGAAGCCGATGCGACCAGTCGTGCCGAAACAGCAGCGACCAAGGTCGACTTTTTCACCATGGTGCGCGGAGAGGACTGA
- the phnF gene encoding phosphonate metabolism transcriptional regulator PhnF, with translation MTSRKAGTVDLSGQGREQAVTRKSGVALWRQIADQIRQGISAGTLGADGKLPPEMILSERFGVNRHTLRSAIAALVQEGVLRAEQGRGTFVESRQRLSYPISARTRFSTGLREQTRERRSILLADAIEPAVSRVAEALGLAPDAPVLRLETLSEADGRPVSRATSWFDAERFPDFARVYAETGSITLGFQHFGIDDYFRKSTLVSARHADAADLADLKLSAGAIVLVARAINVDTAGVPVQYAETRFVADRVELSVSTET, from the coding sequence ATGACAAGTCGTAAAGCTGGGACGGTGGATTTGAGCGGGCAAGGACGAGAGCAGGCGGTGACACGCAAGAGCGGGGTGGCGTTATGGCGCCAGATCGCCGACCAGATCAGGCAGGGCATATCTGCAGGAACCTTGGGCGCCGATGGCAAGCTGCCGCCCGAAATGATCCTGTCCGAACGCTTCGGCGTCAATCGTCATACCTTGCGCAGCGCCATTGCCGCGCTTGTCCAGGAAGGCGTGCTGCGCGCCGAGCAGGGGCGCGGCACTTTCGTCGAGAGCCGCCAGAGGCTGTCCTATCCGATCTCGGCGAGGACGCGCTTTTCCACAGGGCTGCGCGAGCAGACACGCGAGCGCCGCAGCATCCTGCTGGCGGATGCCATCGAGCCTGCCGTCAGCCGTGTCGCCGAAGCCCTGGGGCTTGCGCCCGATGCGCCGGTGCTCCGGCTGGAAACGCTGAGCGAGGCCGACGGCCGGCCGGTGTCGCGCGCGACGAGCTGGTTCGACGCCGAGCGCTTCCCCGACTTCGCGCGGGTCTACGCCGAGACCGGGTCGATCACGCTCGGTTTCCAGCATTTTGGAATCGATGACTATTTCCGCAAGTCGACGCTGGTTTCGGCGCGCCACGCCGATGCCGCCGATCTGGCCGATCTCAAGCTGTCCGCTGGCGCCATCGTGCTCGTCGCCAGGGCGATCAATGTCGACACCGCAGGCGTGCCGGTCCAGTACGCTGAAACCCGCTTTGTCGCCGACAGGGTCGAACTCAGCGTCTCGACCGAGACGTAG
- a CDS encoding extracellular solute-binding protein has protein sequence MNNILVPNRRTALKMLGGGAAALAMPAVIRPTPGWAANGVLNITTYDKFLPQEFLDKFQKDSGIQVNIRLTDDQGKQYNLLTAEGANPSTDIVTVAGHRYSQFISSKLLQPLDTGKIPNWKNLNPAYQNAAWARVDDNLWGLPILAGYEGLARNVDYVKEAPSWEIMFDPQYKGQTSYIVSDFMTIVMQYLGHDGDFVSYVDKADVAQKATNEARDFLIKHKDMVRKYYDAGSEVQQMFINEDIYLGHSWSGPAAKLIMDGHPIQLSVPKEGTFGFCYTLNVVNNAPNAENAYKLLDAVLASPEVGAAMTRQSGYSSTINGVADLLNDREKLASTLPQEELERIVFFSSVNRDMKNEMIDRATAEVKAA, from the coding sequence ATGAACAATATTCTGGTACCAAACCGCCGTACCGCGCTGAAGATGCTTGGTGGCGGCGCCGCCGCTCTTGCCATGCCCGCCGTGATCCGCCCGACCCCCGGCTGGGCAGCGAATGGCGTGCTGAACATCACCACCTACGACAAGTTCCTGCCGCAGGAGTTCCTCGACAAGTTCCAGAAGGACAGTGGAATTCAGGTCAACATCCGCCTGACCGACGACCAGGGCAAGCAGTACAATCTGCTCACCGCCGAGGGCGCCAATCCTTCGACCGACATCGTTACCGTTGCCGGCCACCGTTATTCGCAGTTCATCAGCTCGAAGCTTTTGCAGCCGCTCGACACCGGCAAGATTCCGAACTGGAAGAACCTTAACCCAGCCTACCAGAACGCTGCCTGGGCCCGCGTCGACGACAATCTCTGGGGCCTGCCTATCCTCGCCGGCTATGAGGGCCTCGCCCGCAATGTCGACTATGTGAAGGAAGCGCCGAGCTGGGAGATCATGTTCGACCCGCAGTACAAGGGGCAGACCTCCTATATCGTCAGCGATTTCATGACCATCGTCATGCAGTATCTCGGCCATGACGGCGACTTCGTCAGCTATGTCGACAAGGCCGACGTGGCGCAGAAGGCGACCAACGAAGCGCGCGACTTCCTGATCAAGCACAAGGACATGGTGCGCAAGTACTATGACGCAGGCTCGGAAGTGCAGCAGATGTTCATCAACGAGGACATCTATCTCGGCCATTCGTGGTCGGGTCCGGCTGCCAAGCTGATCATGGACGGTCATCCGATCCAGCTGTCGGTGCCGAAGGAAGGCACGTTCGGCTTCTGCTATACGCTCAACGTCGTCAACAACGCGCCAAACGCCGAGAACGCCTACAAGCTGCTCGACGCCGTGCTGGCAAGCCCGGAAGTGGGTGCTGCGATGACCCGCCAGTCGGGCTACAGCTCGACGATCAACGGCGTAGCCGACCTGCTCAACGACCGTGAAAAGCTTGCCTCGACGCTGCCGCAGGAAGAGCTTGAGCGCATCGTCTTCTTCTCGTCGGTCAATCGCGACATGAAGAACGAGATGATCGACCGCGCGACCGCAGAGGTCAAAGCGGCCTGA
- a CDS encoding ABC transporter permease, producing MVSSNTTAGYAAGRGDAPVPKYSTGIAKVVNSALYRHTLGAAVESRIGRIILLAGVPLVWLIMLHVGPIYQMLKISLMSHYPVLPGVESHFTLDNYAIFFKESLYFTPLIKSFIFATAATAVTLVVVYPVAYYVAKVVKPEGRSKALLLLLVPFWAGELIRTFSVIMLLANRGAVNVLLREIGLIDRPIPMLYTSFSLGFGLVYLICLYMLLPLYSAIEKIPGQYLDAAADLGAGPFTRFRRIILPLSKDGIVSGCSLVFLTCIGVFATPMLLGGPNTVLFPETISGFFHGASDKWPVGAAFALIMLVTALITAGIFMRLVGGKKRSAF from the coding sequence ATGGTGAGTAGCAACACGACAGCCGGGTATGCGGCAGGGCGCGGCGATGCGCCGGTGCCCAAATATTCGACCGGTATAGCCAAAGTGGTCAATTCCGCGCTCTACCGGCATACGCTGGGGGCCGCGGTCGAGTCCCGGATCGGCCGGATCATCCTTCTGGCCGGGGTGCCGCTGGTCTGGCTGATCATGCTGCATGTCGGGCCGATCTATCAGATGCTGAAGATCAGCCTGATGTCTCACTACCCGGTGCTGCCGGGCGTGGAATCGCACTTCACCCTGGACAACTACGCGATTTTCTTCAAGGAATCGCTCTACTTCACGCCGCTGATCAAGAGCTTCATCTTCGCCACGGCAGCGACGGCGGTGACGCTGGTTGTGGTCTACCCGGTGGCCTATTACGTCGCCAAAGTCGTCAAGCCGGAAGGCCGCTCCAAAGCGCTGCTGTTGCTGCTGGTGCCGTTCTGGGCCGGTGAGTTGATCCGCACCTTCTCGGTGATCATGCTTCTTGCCAATCGCGGCGCGGTCAACGTGTTGCTGCGCGAGATCGGCCTGATCGACCGGCCGATCCCGATGCTCTACACCTCGTTTTCGCTCGGCTTCGGCCTGGTCTACCTGATCTGCCTCTACATGCTTTTGCCGCTCTACTCGGCGATCGAGAAGATCCCGGGACAATACCTGGATGCGGCTGCTGATCTTGGCGCCGGTCCGTTCACCCGCTTCCGCCGGATCATCCTGCCCCTGTCCAAGGACGGCATCGTGTCGGGCTGCTCGCTTGTGTTCCTGACCTGCATCGGCGTCTTCGCGACCCCGATGCTGCTCGGCGGACCCAACACCGTGCTGTTTCCCGAAACCATCAGCGGCTTCTTCCATGGCGCCAGCGACAAGTGGCCCGTCGGCGCTGCCTTCGCGCTGATCATGCTGGTTACCGCTTTGATCACCGCAGGCATCTTCATGCGCCTCGTCGGCGGCAAGAAAAGGAGTGCATTCTGA
- a CDS encoding ABC transporter permease, producing the protein MRNMFADAPRTSLTAIYWAFLLYLLLPLTLMMAMSFKDANFVAFPIGDWTLDWYAKVMQDKQFLEACLYSVMIAAASTLAATTLGTWIAMLIVAEGIKGQVIIFALACLPAVVPGMISAISLRIFISTIDMPTGTAAIILGHTVHAVPFVVVMALTRLRSMPGNLVDAARDLGADSIVAFFRVTLPYLGPALVGGMIFCVLLSIDDFVRTFFLGGYRPTLPMLIFAKVQGGMSPEINAMATLVLVVTAAVGLYAEYMTRRARTR; encoded by the coding sequence ATGCGCAACATGTTTGCGGACGCTCCGCGCACGTCGCTGACAGCGATCTACTGGGCCTTCCTGCTTTACCTGCTTCTGCCGCTCACGCTGATGATGGCAATGAGCTTCAAGGACGCCAACTTCGTCGCCTTCCCGATCGGCGATTGGACCCTCGACTGGTATGCCAAGGTGATGCAGGACAAGCAGTTCCTGGAAGCCTGCCTGTACTCGGTGATGATTGCCGCCGCCTCGACGCTCGCTGCAACGACACTCGGCACCTGGATCGCCATGCTGATCGTCGCCGAAGGCATCAAGGGCCAGGTCATCATCTTCGCGCTTGCTTGCCTTCCGGCGGTCGTACCAGGCATGATCTCGGCCATCTCGCTGCGCATCTTCATCTCGACAATCGACATGCCGACGGGAACCGCGGCCATCATCCTCGGCCACACGGTGCATGCGGTGCCCTTCGTGGTGGTGATGGCGCTGACCCGGCTGCGCTCGATGCCGGGCAATCTGGTTGATGCCGCGCGTGACCTCGGTGCCGATAGCATCGTCGCCTTCTTCCGCGTGACGCTGCCCTATCTCGGGCCGGCGCTTGTCGGAGGCATGATCTTCTGCGTGCTTCTGTCGATCGATGACTTCGTCCGCACCTTCTTCCTGGGCGGATATCGCCCGACCCTTCCCATGCTGATCTTCGCCAAGGTGCAGGGCGGCATGTCTCCCGAAATCAACGCAATGGCGACACTCGTCCTGGTGGTTACCGCCGCCGTCGGACTTTACGCCGAATACATGACCCGCCGCGCGAGGACCCGCTGA
- a CDS encoding ABC transporter ATP-binding protein yields the protein MEPVVQFDNVTKSYGKHVAVENLNLSIEAGKFVTLLGPSGCGKSTSLRMLGGFETPNSGRILLGGKDVTRVPPNKRNVNIVFQDYALFPHMSVAKNIAFGLELKGFDNQHIHRRVSELLELVQLQDYAKRLPSELSGGQRQRVALMRALAPDPEVLLLDEPLSALDAKLRQQMQIELKSIQEKTGKTFMFVTHDQEEALTMSDTIVVMNKGRIEQMGDPNTLYGRPGSVFVANFIGETNLLRSTVVGTEGDQAALNWNGITIKAAQGGLAPKAGDHLYVVLRPEAIHCSAAEPESGNRIKGKIRQRVFKGNHTSLSVEVGDGTILNALVHPADVSQLNGEEIWVGWKPETTTVIPDRHAHN from the coding sequence ATGGAACCCGTCGTCCAGTTCGACAATGTCACCAAGAGCTACGGCAAGCATGTTGCCGTCGAGAACCTTAACCTCAGCATCGAGGCCGGCAAGTTCGTCACGCTGCTCGGGCCCTCCGGCTGCGGCAAGTCGACCTCGCTGCGCATGCTCGGCGGCTTCGAGACGCCGAACTCCGGCCGCATCCTGCTCGGGGGCAAGGACGTGACGCGCGTTCCGCCCAACAAGCGCAACGTCAACATCGTGTTCCAGGACTATGCGTTGTTCCCGCATATGAGTGTCGCCAAGAACATTGCCTTCGGCCTCGAGCTCAAGGGTTTTGACAACCAGCACATCCACCGCCGTGTCTCGGAGCTGCTCGAACTGGTCCAGCTCCAGGACTACGCAAAGCGGCTGCCGTCGGAGCTTTCAGGCGGCCAGCGCCAGCGCGTCGCGCTGATGCGTGCCCTGGCGCCCGATCCGGAGGTGTTGCTGCTCGACGAGCCACTGTCGGCACTTGACGCAAAGCTGCGCCAGCAGATGCAGATCGAGCTCAAGTCGATCCAGGAAAAGACCGGCAAGACCTTCATGTTCGTGACCCACGACCAGGAAGAGGCGCTGACTATGTCCGACACCATCGTGGTCATGAACAAGGGCCGCATCGAGCAGATGGGCGACCCGAACACGCTCTATGGCCGTCCAGGCTCGGTGTTCGTCGCCAACTTCATCGGCGAGACCAATCTGCTGCGCAGCACAGTCGTCGGCACCGAAGGCGACCAGGCAGCGCTGAACTGGAACGGCATCACCATCAAGGCGGCACAGGGCGGGCTTGCGCCAAAGGCCGGTGACCACCTCTATGTCGTGCTGCGCCCCGAGGCGATCCACTGCTCGGCCGCCGAACCGGAGAGCGGCAACCGCATCAAGGGCAAGATCCGCCAGCGCGTGTTCAAGGGCAACCACACCTCGCTTTCGGTCGAGGTCGGCGACGGCACCATACTCAATGCGCTGGTTCATCCAGCCGACGTCAGCCAGCTCAATGGCGAGGAAATCTGGGTCGGCTGGAAGCCGGAGACGACGACGGTCATCCCCGACCGCCACGCGCACAACTGA
- a CDS encoding NAD(P)-binding domain-containing protein encodes MTFDVQAPLQAAATGLAELEQRVRDELACLCYPPSNWVVSTATEGEEKVHDVVVIGGGMCGLVASFALIGAGIQNIRIFDRSPTGFEGPWLTYARMETLRSPKQLTGPAYGMASLTFRAWYVAQFGNETWAELDKIPRPMWMDYLRWYRKVLDLPVENGVEVKTIVPEGELMRLTLAGTREKSVLARKVVMATGRDGMGHPSIPGFVDKLPKKFWAHSSDAIDFAALRGKRVVVVGVGASAVDNAAEALEAGAAEVRHLIRRKQMPCINKLMGIGSFGFTAAFPQLGDAKRWLIMNYSLRTQTPAPRGSTMRVSRHPNAYFHFDAAIEKTELDGDEIVISTSQGKAVRCDFLILGTGFGVDPLARKELDGYADRILLWQDRFTPPEGQENTELGNYPYLANDFTFLEREPGQAPWLANIHSFNSGAAASLGKMSGDIPGISEGAAWLAREIAAKLYTENFGQYWQRLLDYDTPELRGDEWTASPLPDETPAAARKQA; translated from the coding sequence ATGACGTTTGACGTGCAAGCGCCGTTGCAAGCGGCCGCCACCGGCCTCGCCGAGCTTGAACAGCGTGTTCGCGACGAACTGGCCTGCCTGTGCTACCCGCCGTCGAATTGGGTGGTGTCGACCGCCACCGAGGGCGAGGAAAAGGTTCATGACGTCGTCGTCATCGGCGGCGGCATGTGCGGCCTTGTCGCCAGCTTCGCGCTGATCGGCGCCGGTATCCAAAACATCCGCATCTTCGACCGGAGCCCGACAGGCTTCGAAGGTCCGTGGCTGACCTATGCCCGCATGGAGACGTTGCGTTCGCCCAAGCAGTTGACCGGTCCGGCCTATGGCATGGCGTCGCTGACCTTTCGTGCCTGGTATGTCGCCCAGTTCGGCAACGAGACCTGGGCTGAACTCGACAAGATCCCGCGGCCGATGTGGATGGATTATCTGCGCTGGTACCGCAAGGTGCTCGACCTGCCGGTCGAGAACGGCGTCGAGGTCAAGACGATCGTGCCGGAAGGCGAGCTTATGCGGCTGACGCTTGCCGGGACGCGCGAGAAGTCGGTGCTGGCCCGAAAGGTGGTGATGGCCACCGGCCGCGACGGCATGGGTCATCCCAGCATTCCCGGCTTCGTCGATAAGCTGCCCAAGAAGTTCTGGGCGCATTCTTCCGACGCCATCGATTTCGCCGCCCTGCGCGGCAAGCGCGTGGTGGTTGTCGGTGTCGGTGCGTCCGCCGTCGACAATGCTGCCGAGGCGCTCGAGGCAGGGGCGGCGGAAGTCCGCCACCTCATCCGCCGCAAGCAGATGCCCTGTATCAACAAGCTGATGGGCATCGGCTCGTTCGGCTTCACCGCTGCCTTCCCGCAGCTCGGCGATGCCAAGCGCTGGCTGATCATGAACTATTCGCTGCGTACCCAGACGCCGGCGCCACGCGGCTCGACGATGCGCGTCAGCCGGCATCCGAACGCCTATTTCCACTTCGATGCGGCGATCGAGAAAACCGAGCTCGACGGCGACGAGATCGTCATCTCGACTTCGCAGGGCAAGGCGGTTCGCTGCGACTTCCTGATCCTCGGCACCGGCTTCGGCGTCGATCCGCTGGCCCGCAAGGAGCTCGACGGCTACGCCGACAGGATTCTGTTGTGGCAGGACCGCTTCACGCCACCTGAAGGCCAGGAAAACACCGAGCTTGGCAACTACCCCTATCTTGCCAACGACTTCACCTTCCTCGAGCGAGAGCCGGGACAGGCACCGTGGCTGGCCAACATCCACAGCTTCAACTCCGGGGCGGCTGCAAGCCTCGGCAAGATGAGCGGCGACATCCCCGGCATCAGCGAAGGTGCGGCATGGCTGGCGCGCGAGATCGCCGCCAAGCTCTACACCGAGAATTTCGGCCAGTACTGGCAACGCCTGCTCGATTACGACACGCCCGAGCTACGCGGTGACGAGTGGACGGCATCGCCCTTGCCGGACGAAACGCCGGCTGCTGCCCGCAAGCAGGCATAG
- a CDS encoding CMD domain-containing protein yields the protein MAETKDIIAAIVGIEPGSELAAVVAARADIMALTQQTHDAALVPAEPGGLSHAERAALACRIAKINDARDFEEHFEALLDRAYGTGDTARIADIWFDGGSDIRLKALIRHVDLVAHAPKDATRRDIELLREAGLGDADIVRLSELVAFVSYQIRVAAGLRLMRGLA from the coding sequence ATGGCCGAGACCAAGGACATAATTGCCGCGATCGTCGGCATCGAGCCGGGCAGCGAACTGGCAGCGGTTGTCGCCGCCCGTGCCGACATCATGGCATTGACCCAGCAGACGCATGATGCTGCCCTTGTGCCAGCCGAGCCGGGCGGACTCTCGCATGCCGAGCGCGCCGCACTTGCCTGCCGCATCGCCAAGATCAACGACGCCAGGGATTTCGAGGAGCATTTCGAAGCCCTGCTCGACCGCGCATATGGCACCGGTGACACCGCGCGCATTGCCGACATATGGTTCGACGGCGGCAGCGACATCAGGCTCAAGGCCTTGATCCGCCATGTCGACCTGGTGGCGCATGCGCCCAAGGACGCGACACGCCGCGACATCGAACTGCTGCGGGAGGCCGGGCTCGGCGATGCCGACATCGTACGGCTGTCCGAGCTCGTCGCTTTCGTCAGTTATCAGATCAGGGTTGCCGCAGGGCTGCGGCTGATGCGGGGATTGGCATGA
- a CDS encoding peroxidase-related enzyme (This protein belongs to a clade of uncharacterized proteins related to peroxidases such as the alkylhydroperoxidase AhpD.) produces the protein MSKVVHEFTTAIPEWKPYVKPLDLADATPAQLEALKITPSNTKVSDYVLVLAHDVETLTHRSPLFNGVMYNKGGLSRAEREIGAVGASIVNRCIYCAAVHASRYNQLAKDETVIAAIFADGVAAEISPRLKAILDFSVKLSKCPSDAEASDMQALVDAGLGKDEILDLILSSSLFGWANRLMHTLGEPLAE, from the coding sequence ATGAGCAAGGTCGTTCACGAATTCACCACCGCGATCCCCGAGTGGAAGCCATACGTCAAGCCGCTGGATCTGGCCGATGCAACCCCGGCCCAACTCGAGGCGCTGAAGATCACGCCGTCCAACACCAAGGTGTCGGACTATGTGCTGGTGCTGGCGCATGACGTCGAGACGCTGACTCACCGTTCGCCGCTGTTCAACGGGGTGATGTACAACAAGGGCGGCCTGTCACGTGCCGAGCGCGAGATCGGCGCCGTCGGTGCCTCGATCGTCAACCGCTGCATCTATTGCGCGGCGGTACATGCCAGCCGCTACAACCAACTGGCCAAGGACGAGACCGTCATCGCTGCGATCTTCGCCGACGGCGTCGCCGCCGAGATTTCACCGCGGCTGAAGGCCATCCTCGACTTTTCGGTCAAGCTGTCGAAATGCCCTTCCGATGCCGAAGCCTCGGACATGCAGGCACTGGTCGATGCCGGTCTCGGCAAGGACGAGATCCTCGACCTGATCCTGTCGTCGTCGCTGTTCGGCTGGGCCAACCGGCTCATGCACACGCTTGGAGAGCCGCTCGCCGAATAG
- a CDS encoding helix-turn-helix domain-containing protein, which translates to MNIHSVNPPEIGPRLQAYRKQQKLTLADLATKSGVSRSMLSEIERGNANPTYGTLWHLTRALNIDLNSLISGASEERGDRIDLQPENLTPTIRSADGSCTLQILSPAGMVPLIEWYLLSFELKGKLISDPHGSGTIEHLHCTEGEIVVRSAGNEMIVRAGETARYAGDVAHALTSVGPVGARAFLVVASGEVGSSTTRALIRPK; encoded by the coding sequence ATGAACATACATTCGGTCAATCCGCCGGAAATCGGGCCACGCCTGCAGGCGTACCGCAAGCAGCAGAAGCTGACGCTTGCCGACCTTGCGACGAAATCGGGCGTGTCCCGTTCGATGCTGTCCGAGATCGAGCGCGGCAACGCCAACCCGACCTATGGCACGCTGTGGCATCTCACCCGCGCGCTGAACATCGACCTCAACAGCCTGATCAGCGGCGCCAGCGAGGAGCGCGGCGACCGCATCGACCTGCAGCCGGAGAATTTGACGCCGACCATCCGCAGTGCGGACGGCAGCTGCACGCTGCAGATCCTGTCGCCTGCCGGCATGGTGCCGCTGATCGAATGGTACCTGTTGAGCTTCGAGCTCAAGGGCAAGCTGATCAGCGATCCTCACGGCTCGGGCACCATCGAGCATCTGCACTGCACCGAAGGCGAGATCGTCGTGCGCAGCGCAGGCAACGAGATGATCGTCCGAGCCGGCGAGACGGCGCGCTATGCGGGCGACGTGGCGCACGCGCTGACCAGCGTTGGTCCGGTCGGCGCACGTGCTTTCCTGGTGGTGGCCTCAGGCGAGGTCGGCAGCAGCACGACGCGGGCCTTGATACGCCCGAAGTGA
- a CDS encoding NAD/NADP-dependent octopine/nopaline dehydrogenase family protein: protein MQVGIVGAGSIAFGTAVFLEQQGHHATLWSPSGERTKALAKGEALVAQGAVEGTFHPAAAASAEALVAGAEAIVIALPAYGHKAVLDAIAPYVRADQTVIISSHASFGALYLSRLLAERGIVAPVVGWGTTVVSGRQLSPTLVNVNTVRKKVDLATVPASRSADGLAVCQTLFGDRFVDRGSLMAIALSNLNPQNHMGIALGNMTRMERGETWSQGQNVTPNVGRLLEQLDEERIAIATKLGLEVRNIFQHFHLSFHVPMNSISQMNQEMHEAGNGGQGPTTADSRYVTEDVPFGLVMTAKIGRLAGYPAELHEAGVRIFSAMYGRDFTAENDLLTALDLDAMSLAELNGLCRDGYAVA from the coding sequence ATGCAGGTAGGTATTGTCGGCGCGGGTTCGATCGCTTTCGGAACGGCAGTGTTCCTCGAACAGCAGGGGCATCACGCGACGTTGTGGTCGCCATCGGGCGAGCGCACCAAGGCGCTGGCCAAGGGCGAAGCTCTTGTCGCCCAGGGCGCCGTCGAAGGCACCTTCCATCCGGCAGCGGCCGCAAGTGCAGAAGCGCTTGTCGCCGGTGCCGAGGCGATCGTGATCGCGCTGCCTGCCTATGGCCACAAGGCCGTACTGGACGCCATCGCGCCTTATGTCAGGGCCGACCAGACCGTCATCATCAGCTCGCACGCCTCGTTCGGCGCGCTTTATCTGTCGCGCCTGCTGGCCGAGCGCGGCATCGTTGCCCCTGTTGTCGGCTGGGGCACGACAGTGGTCTCAGGCCGCCAGCTCAGCCCGACGCTGGTCAACGTCAACACCGTGCGCAAGAAGGTCGATCTCGCTACCGTTCCGGCATCGCGCAGCGCCGACGGCCTTGCCGTCTGCCAGACGCTGTTCGGCGACCGCTTCGTTGACCGCGGCAGCCTGATGGCGATCGCGCTGTCCAACCTCAACCCGCAGAACCACATGGGCATCGCGCTCGGCAACATGACGCGCATGGAGCGCGGCGAGACCTGGAGCCAGGGCCAGAACGTGACGCCGAATGTGGGCCGCCTGCTCGAGCAGCTTGACGAAGAACGCATCGCCATTGCCACCAAGCTCGGCCTCGAAGTGCGCAACATCTTCCAGCACTTCCACCTGTCGTTCCACGTGCCGATGAACTCGATCTCGCAGATGAACCAGGAGATGCACGAGGCCGGCAACGGCGGACAGGGCCCGACCACGGCCGACAGCCGCTACGTTACCGAGGACGTGCCCTTCGGCCTGGTCATGACCGCCAAGATCGGTCGTCTCGCCGGCTATCCCGCCGAGCTGCACGAAGCTGGCGTGCGCATCTTCTCGGCCATGTATGGCCGCGACTTCACCGCCGAGAACGACCTGCTGACCGCGCTCGACCTCGACGCGATGTCGCTGGCAGAGCTCAACGGCCTGTGCCGTGACGGATATGCGGTAGCTTAA